In Silene latifolia isolate original U9 population chromosome 3, ASM4854445v1, whole genome shotgun sequence, a single window of DNA contains:
- the LOC141649338 gene encoding uncharacterized protein LOC141649338, whose product MSVDFNNPEFIHQLREALKHARETDERWQPRRGERIVDAFKASDLPEFVGGADPEAYLEWERKIDRLFDFKDLDDDKRCGFAILKLSKGASLWYEAMKAKRVREGKEKIDSWVSLKRKLRKRYVPSTHRLSTYRKIADFRQGKLSVSEYLDEFQNLAIMGELEEIEEQKIARFLRGLNYNIASTVELYQYSDFDTLCSLCLKVESQGKTKYGSGSNSESSKPKTWSKPEFKSVGTPNNQAVSNTSTGNPKNTAGQSSKPPGKETSLAKVRCFKCQGFGHYQSACPNQRVVTLREAFECRDELLAEEEQMDEFLISNDNEEGEEEVEGYEAPNVNTNLVLRTLKIDSKPIESGQRNQLFHTNCKVNNRWVSLIIDGGSCTNVASTEMVSKLGLKTTKHPHPYALHWLDNGSSVKVTKQARVNLAMGSYVDEVLCDVIPMDACHILLGRPWQFDRDVLHRGKCNEYELKDKGKRIVLKPLSPQNSRVAATNTVPKAGISLLIGKRDVERAIDGGERVFLLVAKENSSSNVVLQENDQVEKLLTEFSDVFPDELPAGLPPIRGIEHQIDLIPGSSLPNKAAYRCNPKETKELQKQIDELMARGYVRESISPCLCHGTTCAKERWVVEDVC is encoded by the coding sequence ATGTCGGTGGATTTCAACAATCCAGAATTCATTCATCAATTACGGGAAGCCTTGAAGCATGCTCGTGAAACTGATGAGCGTTGGCAACCTAGAAGAGGAGAACGAATTGTTGATGCATTCAAAGCGAGTGATCTTCCTGAATTCGTTGGAGGGGCTGATCCCGAGGCCTACTTGGAGTGGGAACGGAAAATCGATCGTTTGTTCGATTTCAAAGACTTGGATGATGATAAGAGGTGTGGGTTTGCAATTCTGAAATTGAGCAAAGGAGCATCGCTGTGGTATGAGGCGATGAAGGCTAAGAGGGTCCGAGAAGGCAAAGAGAAAATTGATTCTTGGGTATCCCTGAAACGCAAACTACGGAAAAGGTATGTACCATCGACCCATAGGCTGTCTACTTATCGCAAAATTGCTGATTTTAGACAAGGCAAATTGAGTGTTAGCGAGTATTTAGATGAATTTCAGAATCTTGCTATTATGGGTGAATTGGAAGAAATAGAGGAACAAAAAATTGCTCGATTTTTGCGTGGTTTAAATTATAACATTGCTAGCACGGTTGAGTTATACCAATATTCTGATTTTGATACTTTGTGTAGTCTTTGTTTGAAAGTCGAATCCCAAGGGAAAACTAAGTATGGGAGTGGGTCGAATTCAGAATCGAGTAAGCCTAAAACGTGGTCTAAACCCGAGTTTAAATCTGTCGGTACCCCAAACAACCAGGCCGTGTCTAACACCTCGACTGGCAACCCTAAAAACACCGCTGGTCAGTCCTCTAAACCCCCGGGAAAAGAGACTAGTTTGGCTAAGGTTCGATGCTTTAAGTGTCAAGGATTCGGTCATTATCAAAGTGCATGTCCTAATCAACGAGTTGTGACCTTAAGAGAAGCCTTTGAGTGTCGGGATGAATTGTTGGCCGAGGAAGAACAAATGGATGAGTTTCTGATTTCTAATGATAATGAGGAAGGGGAAGAAGAAGTAGAGGGTTATGAGGCACCTAATGTCAATACTAATTTGGTTTTGCGAACTTTGAAAATTGATTCTAAACCAATTGAGTCGGGACAACGGAACCAACTGTTTCATACTAATTGTAAGGTGAATAATAGATGGGTAAGTCTAATTATCGATGGGGGAAGTTGTACTAACGTTGCCTCTACTGAAATGGTGTCTAAGTTGGGTCTTAAGACCACAAAACATCCCCATCCTTATGCTTTGCATTGGCTAGATAACGGTAGTAGTGTCAAAGTTACTAAACAGGCCCGTGTGAATTTAGCAATGGGTTCGTATGTTGATGAGGTTTTGTGTGACGTTatacccatggatgcttgtcatatctTGTTGGGTCGACCTTGGCAATTTGATCGTGATGTGTTACATCGGGGAAAGTGTAATGAATATGAATTGAAAGATAAGGGAAAACgaattgtgctcaagcctttATCACCTCAAAACAGCCGTGTTGCTGCCACAAACACGGTTCCCAAGGCTGGTATatcgttgttgattggaaaacgGGATGTGGAGCGAGCTATTGATGGTGGTGAACGGGTTTTCTTACTGGTTGCTAAAGAGAATTCGAGTtctaatgttgttttgcaggaaaatGACCAAGTTGAAAAACTCCTTACGGAGTTTAGTGATGTATTTCCCGATGAGCTACCGGCTGGTTTGCCTCCTATTCGGGgcattgaacatcaaattgaccTTATTCCGGGCTCATCTCTCCCGAATAAGGCTGCTTATCGTTGTAATCCCAAAGAAACAAAGGAACTCCAAAAGCAAATCGATGAATTGATGGCTAGGGGCTATGTTCGTGAAAGCATAAGTCCTTGTCTTTGTCACGGTACTActtgtgccaaagaaagatgggtcgtggaggatgtgtgttga